From a region of the Mycolicibacterium sp. MU0050 genome:
- a CDS encoding maleylpyruvate isomerase family mycothiol-dependent enzyme has translation MDHAARLQDEITEFADLVFAADLQTPVPTCPEWTLNQLFRHVGRGIRWAAENVTGGLNGPADPKAVRDGRPPTEPQAARRWVTDGAQVLLEAVARTGPDTEVWTFGGPKPARWWIRRWVHEIAVHRADAAIALDVEFALAPAQAADALSEWFDLVTRVLPELGERTVHLHATDDGLDPQGEWTLRDGAWRHEHSKADVALRGPAADLLLVTTRRRPVEHTAVQVFGSDDVLRTWLDLMKV, from the coding sequence GTGGACCACGCCGCCCGACTACAAGACGAGATCACCGAATTCGCCGACCTGGTGTTCGCCGCCGACCTGCAGACGCCGGTGCCCACCTGCCCGGAGTGGACGCTGAACCAACTGTTCCGGCACGTCGGCCGCGGCATCCGGTGGGCCGCCGAGAACGTGACCGGCGGTCTGAACGGACCGGCGGACCCCAAGGCGGTGCGCGACGGGAGGCCGCCCACCGAACCACAGGCCGCCCGTCGGTGGGTGACCGACGGCGCCCAGGTCCTGCTCGAGGCGGTGGCCCGGACAGGCCCGGACACCGAGGTGTGGACCTTCGGCGGCCCCAAGCCGGCGCGCTGGTGGATCCGCCGCTGGGTGCATGAGATCGCGGTGCACCGTGCCGATGCCGCGATCGCCCTCGACGTCGAGTTCGCGTTGGCGCCCGCCCAGGCCGCCGACGCCCTCAGCGAGTGGTTCGACCTGGTGACCCGCGTGCTCCCCGAACTGGGCGAGCGCACGGTGCACCTGCATGCCACCGACGACGGGTTGGACCCGCAGGGGGAGTGGACCCTTCGCGACGGCGCCTGGCGCCACGAACACAGCAAGGCCGATGTCGCGTTACGTGGGCCGGCTGCCGACCTGCTGCTGGTCACCACCCGGCGCCGTCCGGTCGAGCACACCGCGGTGCAGGTGTTCGGCTCCGACGACGTGCTGCGCACCTGGCTGGACCTGATGAAGGTGTGA
- a CDS encoding (Fe-S)-binding protein has translation MGTLEWVRLAIGLAATAIVLVFAAKRVLWLTELIRSGQPTIHERGRKDKLSERLLNQAKEVFAQTKLLKWSIPGIAHFFTMWGFFILASVYLEAYGVLFNPKFHIPIVGRWPALGFLQDFFAAAVLLGIIVFAIIRLRTEPKEHGRSSRFYGSHTGGAWLILFMIFLVILTYVVFRGAAVNVLKEDFPYQSGAFFSDAMAWVLAPLGDTANHVLETVALLGHIGVMLAFLLIVLHSKHLHIGLAPINVTFKRMPDGLGPLLPMEHNGALIDFEDPAEDAVLGRGKIEDFSWKAYLDLTTCTECGRCQSQCPAWNTGKPLSPKLLIMDLRDHLFAKAPYIIGGQTVLENTPEGGLGEEIRGEKHAEDHHVPESGFGRITGSGPEQATRPLVGTAEQGGVIDPDVLWSCTTCGACVEQCPVDIEHIDHIVDMRRYQVLMESEFPSELAVLFKNLENKGNPWGQNAKDRLNWIDEVEFDVPVYGKDVDSFDGYEYLFWVGCAGAYEDRAKKTTKAVAELLAVAGVKYLVLGDGETCTGDSARRAGNEFLFQQLAAQNIETIDGLFEGVEAVDRKIVVTCPHCFNTLGREYSQTGANYSVLHHTQLLNRLIRDKKLTPVSPVSQDITYHDPCYLGRHNKVYEAPRELIGASGASLTEMPRHADRGLCCGAGGARMWMEEHIGKRVNTERTEEAMDTGASKVATGCPFCRVMITDGVDEVSAAREVDKIEVLDVAQLLLSSLDVSSVKLPEKGAAAAEAAARAEAQAAAAPVAEPEAPAAAPEAEAEAAPAAEPAKAAAPVKGLGMAGGAKRPGVKKAAAAPAAETEGEPAKADAAPVKGLGIAGGAKRPGAKKSAAAPAAKTEATEAAPAAEPAKAEAAPVKGLGMAAGAKRPGAKKSAAAPAAKAEAPAAEPAAAEAAAPAEPAKPEAPVKGLGIAAGARRPGAKKAPAAPAPAEPKTEAAQPESESAPQEQAPAQESAPAKDEPPVKGLGIAKGARPPGKR, from the coding sequence GTGGGCACTCTCGAGTGGGTCAGGCTGGCCATTGGTCTGGCCGCAACGGCGATCGTGTTGGTGTTCGCCGCCAAGCGGGTGCTGTGGCTGACCGAACTGATCCGTTCCGGCCAACCGACCATCCACGAGCGCGGCCGCAAGGACAAGCTCAGCGAGCGCCTGCTCAACCAGGCCAAGGAAGTCTTTGCCCAGACCAAGCTGCTGAAGTGGTCGATCCCGGGCATCGCGCACTTCTTCACCATGTGGGGCTTCTTCATCCTGGCCTCGGTGTACCTCGAGGCCTACGGCGTCCTGTTCAACCCCAAGTTCCACATCCCGATCGTGGGCCGGTGGCCGGCGCTGGGCTTCCTGCAGGACTTCTTCGCCGCCGCCGTGCTGCTCGGCATCATCGTCTTCGCCATCATCCGGCTGCGCACCGAGCCCAAGGAGCACGGCCGCTCGTCACGGTTCTACGGCTCGCACACCGGCGGCGCCTGGCTGATCCTCTTCATGATCTTCCTGGTCATCCTGACCTACGTGGTGTTCCGCGGCGCCGCGGTCAACGTGCTCAAGGAAGACTTCCCCTACCAGTCCGGCGCCTTCTTCTCCGACGCCATGGCCTGGGTGCTGGCCCCGCTGGGCGACACCGCCAACCACGTCCTGGAGACCGTCGCGCTGCTCGGCCACATCGGCGTCATGCTGGCGTTCCTGCTGATCGTGCTGCACTCCAAGCACCTGCACATCGGCCTGGCCCCCATCAACGTCACGTTCAAGCGGATGCCCGACGGCCTGGGGCCGCTGCTGCCCATGGAGCACAACGGCGCGCTGATCGACTTCGAGGATCCCGCCGAGGATGCGGTGCTGGGCCGCGGCAAGATCGAGGACTTCAGCTGGAAGGCCTACCTGGACCTGACCACGTGCACCGAGTGTGGCCGCTGCCAGTCGCAGTGCCCGGCCTGGAACACCGGAAAGCCGTTGTCGCCCAAGCTCCTCATCATGGACCTGCGCGACCATCTGTTCGCCAAGGCGCCCTACATCATCGGCGGGCAGACCGTCCTGGAGAACACCCCCGAGGGCGGCCTCGGTGAGGAGATCCGCGGCGAGAAGCACGCCGAGGACCACCACGTCCCCGAGTCCGGTTTCGGCCGGATCACCGGGTCCGGGCCCGAGCAGGCCACCCGCCCGCTGGTCGGCACCGCCGAGCAGGGCGGCGTGATCGACCCCGACGTGTTGTGGTCCTGCACCACCTGCGGTGCCTGCGTGGAGCAGTGCCCGGTGGACATCGAGCACATCGACCACATCGTCGACATGCGCCGCTACCAGGTGCTCATGGAGTCGGAGTTCCCCTCCGAGCTCGCCGTGTTGTTCAAGAACCTGGAGAACAAGGGCAACCCCTGGGGCCAGAACGCCAAGGACCGGCTCAACTGGATCGACGAGGTCGAGTTCGACGTGCCCGTCTACGGCAAGGACGTGGACTCCTTCGACGGCTACGAGTACCTGTTCTGGGTCGGCTGCGCCGGCGCCTACGAGGACCGCGCCAAGAAGACCACCAAGGCCGTCGCCGAACTGCTGGCCGTCGCCGGGGTCAAGTACCTGGTGCTCGGCGACGGAGAGACCTGCACCGGCGACTCCGCGCGCCGCGCCGGCAACGAGTTCCTGTTCCAGCAGTTGGCCGCGCAGAACATCGAGACCATCGACGGCCTGTTCGAGGGTGTCGAGGCCGTCGACCGCAAGATCGTCGTCACCTGCCCGCACTGCTTCAACACCCTGGGCCGGGAGTACAGCCAGACCGGGGCCAACTACTCGGTGCTGCACCACACCCAGCTGCTGAACCGGTTGATCCGGGACAAGAAGCTGACGCCGGTCTCGCCGGTCTCCCAAGACATCACCTACCACGACCCCTGCTACCTGGGCCGGCACAACAAGGTCTACGAGGCTCCTCGAGAGCTGATCGGCGCCTCCGGCGCCTCGCTGACGGAGATGCCACGGCACGCCGACCGCGGCCTGTGCTGCGGCGCCGGTGGGGCGCGGATGTGGATGGAAGAGCACATCGGCAAGCGCGTGAACACCGAGCGCACCGAAGAGGCGATGGACACCGGGGCCTCGAAGGTCGCCACCGGTTGCCCGTTCTGCCGCGTGATGATCACCGACGGTGTCGACGAGGTGTCGGCGGCCCGCGAGGTGGACAAGATCGAGGTGCTCGACGTCGCGCAGCTGCTGTTGTCGTCGCTGGACGTCTCGTCGGTGAAACTGCCGGAGAAGGGTGCCGCGGCCGCCGAGGCCGCCGCCCGAGCCGAGGCGCAGGCCGCAGCGGCCCCTGTCGCGGAGCCTGAGGCCCCCGCTGCCGCACCGGAAGCCGAGGCCGAGGCGGCACCGGCCGCCGAGCCCGCCAAGGCCGCCGCACCGGTCAAGGGGCTGGGCATGGCCGGCGGCGCCAAGCGCCCCGGGGTCAAGAAGGCCGCAGCCGCGCCGGCCGCCGAGACCGAGGGCGAACCTGCCAAGGCCGACGCCGCCCCCGTCAAGGGCCTGGGGATCGCCGGCGGCGCCAAGCGCCCCGGCGCCAAGAAGTCCGCAGCCGCACCGGCCGCCAAGACCGAGGCCACCGAGGCCGCACCGGCCGCCGAGCCGGCCAAGGCCGAGGCCGCACCGGTCAAGGGACTGGGCATGGCCGCGGGTGCCAAGCGTCCGGGAGCCAAGAAGTCCGCAGCCGCACCGGCGGCCAAGGCCGAGGCACCGGCGGCCGAGCCCGCGGCCGCTGAGGCCGCGGCACCGGCGGAGCCCGCCAAGCCCGAGGCTCCGGTGAAGGGTCTCGGCATCGCCGCCGGCGCTCGTCGTCCGGGCGCCAAGAAGGCCCCCGCCGCCCCGGCACCTGCGGAGCCCAAAACCGAAGCCGCCCAGCCCGAGTCGGAGTCTGCGCCGCAGGAGCAGGCACCCGCTCAGGAATCGGCACCGGCCAAGGACGAGCCGCCGGTCAAGGGCCTCGGTATCGCCAAGGGTGCCCGCCCGCCCGGCAAGCGCTAG
- a CDS encoding pyridoxal phosphate-dependent aminotransferase, with protein MSTSQLPWHTTGHESRQRVFTQSTKLQDVLYEIRGPIHDHAARLENEGHRILKLNIGNPATFGFEAPDVIMRDIIQALPTAQGYSDSKGILSARRAVVTRYELVDDFPRFDVEDVFLGNGVSELITMTLQALLDNGDQVLIPAPDYPLWTASTALAGGTPVHYLCDETQGWQPNIEDLEAKITDRTKALVVINPNNPTGAVYSREVLTQMADLARKHQLLLLADEIYDKILYDDAKHISMASVAPDVLTLTFNGLSKAYRVAGYRSGWLTITGPKEHASSFIEGISLLANMRLCPNVPAQHAIQVALGGHQSIDDLVLPGGRLLEQRDAAWNALNEIPGVSCVKPAGALYAFPRLDPEVYDIQDDEQLVLDLLLQEKILITQGTGFNWPAPDHLRIVTLPWARDLTNAIERLGNFLTSYRQ; from the coding sequence ATGAGCACTTCACAGTTGCCGTGGCACACCACCGGCCACGAAAGTCGGCAACGCGTCTTCACGCAGTCGACCAAACTGCAGGACGTCCTGTACGAGATCCGCGGCCCCATCCACGATCACGCGGCCCGGCTCGAGAACGAGGGACATCGGATCCTCAAGCTCAACATCGGTAACCCCGCCACGTTCGGGTTCGAGGCCCCGGACGTCATCATGCGCGACATCATCCAGGCGCTGCCCACGGCCCAGGGCTACTCCGACTCGAAGGGCATCCTCAGCGCGCGCCGCGCGGTGGTCACCCGCTACGAACTGGTCGACGACTTCCCCCGGTTCGACGTCGAGGATGTCTTCCTGGGCAACGGCGTCTCCGAGCTCATCACGATGACGCTGCAGGCCCTGCTGGACAACGGCGACCAGGTCCTGATCCCCGCCCCGGACTACCCGCTGTGGACGGCCTCGACCGCGCTGGCCGGCGGCACCCCGGTGCACTACCTGTGCGACGAGACCCAGGGCTGGCAGCCCAACATCGAGGATCTGGAAGCCAAGATCACCGACCGCACCAAGGCGCTGGTGGTGATCAACCCGAACAACCCGACGGGCGCGGTGTACAGCCGCGAAGTCCTCACGCAGATGGCCGATTTGGCGCGCAAGCATCAACTGCTGCTGCTGGCCGACGAGATCTACGACAAGATCCTCTACGACGACGCCAAGCACATCAGCATGGCCTCGGTGGCCCCGGACGTGTTGACGCTGACGTTCAACGGCCTGTCCAAGGCCTACCGGGTGGCCGGCTATCGCTCCGGCTGGCTCACCATCACCGGCCCCAAGGAACATGCCAGCAGCTTCATCGAGGGCATCAGCCTGCTGGCCAACATGCGGCTGTGCCCGAATGTGCCCGCCCAGCACGCCATTCAGGTGGCCCTCGGCGGCCATCAGAGCATCGATGACCTGGTGTTGCCCGGCGGCCGGCTGTTGGAGCAACGCGACGCGGCCTGGAATGCGCTCAACGAGATCCCCGGCGTGTCCTGTGTGAAACCGGCCGGCGCCCTCTACGCGTTCCCGCGCCTGGACCCCGAGGTCTACGACATCCAGGACGACGAGCAGTTGGTGCTCGACCTGTTATTGCAGGAGAAGATCCTGATCACCCAGGGCACCGGGTTCAACTGGCCCGCACCGGATCACCTGCGCATCGTGACGCTGCCGTGGGCCCGCGATCTGACGAATGCCATCGAACGGCTGGGCAATTTCCTGACCAGCTACCGTCAGTAG
- a CDS encoding nuclear transport factor 2 family protein translates to MTTSEFATVLAWHDALDAKDIDTLLQLSTEDIDIGDAQGATQGLTALREWAQAFPTSVSVGKTYVHGGVVVVEQTFGDGGSSASAFRVVDDKVASVFRHDDLPSALAATDLTEDDLVS, encoded by the coding sequence ATGACCACTTCGGAGTTCGCCACCGTGCTCGCCTGGCATGACGCGCTGGACGCCAAGGACATCGACACGCTGCTGCAACTGTCCACCGAGGACATCGACATCGGCGATGCCCAGGGCGCGACCCAGGGCCTGACCGCCCTGCGGGAATGGGCCCAGGCCTTCCCCACCTCCGTGAGCGTGGGCAAGACCTACGTGCACGGCGGTGTCGTGGTCGTCGAGCAGACGTTCGGCGACGGCGGTTCGTCGGCGTCGGCGTTCCGCGTGGTCGACGACAAGGTGGCCTCGGTGTTCCGGCACGACGACCTGCCCAGCGCGCTGGCCGCGACCGACCTCACCGAGGACGATCTGGTCAGCTGA
- a CDS encoding YibE/F family protein — protein sequence MAHSHSHSHHSGPAPVGPIAARIVVGLLIAIGIGVLAGGVLLWPSQQKVDIPMPLQDATGGAVSTEAGRVVSGTLGDCGSPSVGRVLTTAPTPGTPGAGTCVQALIEIESGANVGANTLLEFSPSPGQPNLAAGEHIRITRQVDPQGITSYAFYDYERSWPLILLAAAFAVVIVVVAQWRGLRALIGILVAFGVLVLFLLPALRDGAPAVPVAIVASAAILYAVLYLAHGVSLRTSAALLGTLTSLLLAAGLSWAAIEMAHLTGLSEDQNNQVTAYLGHISITGLLLAGFIIGSLGVLNDVTVAQSATVFELANVSENASRRAIFTGAMRVGRDHIASTVYTLVLAYAGSSLPLLLLFSVANRSLGDVLTSESVAIEIARSAVGGIALALSVPLTTAIAAVLASPSGRRVS from the coding sequence GTGGCTCATTCCCACTCGCACTCCCATCATTCCGGCCCCGCGCCGGTAGGCCCGATTGCGGCCCGCATCGTCGTCGGTCTGCTCATCGCCATCGGCATCGGCGTGCTGGCCGGCGGGGTGTTGCTGTGGCCCAGCCAGCAGAAGGTCGACATCCCGATGCCGCTGCAGGACGCCACCGGCGGCGCGGTGAGCACCGAGGCCGGCCGCGTCGTTTCGGGCACGCTCGGCGATTGCGGCAGTCCGTCGGTGGGCCGGGTGCTGACCACCGCGCCGACGCCCGGCACCCCCGGCGCCGGCACCTGCGTGCAGGCCCTGATCGAGATCGAGTCCGGCGCCAACGTCGGCGCCAACACCCTGCTGGAGTTCAGCCCGTCGCCCGGCCAGCCGAATCTTGCGGCGGGCGAACACATCCGGATCACCCGCCAGGTCGACCCACAGGGCATCACCAGCTACGCGTTCTACGATTACGAACGCAGCTGGCCGCTGATCCTGCTGGCCGCCGCGTTCGCCGTGGTGATCGTCGTCGTCGCCCAGTGGCGCGGGCTTCGGGCCCTGATCGGCATCCTGGTGGCGTTCGGCGTCCTGGTGCTGTTCCTGTTACCCGCCCTGCGTGACGGCGCGCCGGCGGTTCCGGTCGCCATCGTGGCATCCGCGGCGATCCTGTATGCGGTGCTCTACCTGGCGCACGGAGTCAGCCTGCGCACCAGCGCCGCGCTGCTGGGCACCCTGACCTCGCTGCTGCTGGCCGCGGGCCTGTCCTGGGCGGCCATCGAAATGGCACACCTGACCGGCCTTTCGGAGGATCAGAACAATCAGGTGACCGCCTACCTTGGGCACATCTCGATCACCGGCCTGCTGCTCGCCGGGTTCATCATCGGGTCCCTGGGTGTGCTCAACGATGTCACCGTGGCCCAGTCGGCGACGGTGTTCGAGCTGGCCAACGTCAGCGAAAACGCTTCTCGCCGCGCGATTTTCACCGGGGCCATGCGGGTCGGCCGTGATCACATCGCCAGCACGGTGTACACGCTGGTGCTGGCCTATGCGGGCAGTTCGCTGCCGCTGCTGCTGCTGTTCAGCGTGGCCAACCGCTCGCTGGGCGACGTGTTGACCAGTGAGTCTGTCGCCATCGAGATCGCCCGGTCGGCTGTCGGCGGCATCGCGCTGGCGTTGTCGGTGCCGCTGACCACGGCGATCGCGGCGGTGCTGGCCTCCCCGTCGGGTCGGCGGGTCAGCTGA